tttaattttaaattattttttaatactctctaattaatatatttaaaaaggtAATTTTATCAACAATAGTTTCAACAGAAATGCCAAACAGGCCTTTAGATGCTATTGAAAAAAACAGTTTAGAGAAAATTATTaagttattttagtatttttatgataaaaacttattaaatttaattttaaattattttttaatactctttaactaatatatatataaaaatgattTTCTCAACAGCAGTTTTAACAACAATGCCAAACAAGCCcttaatcttaattaaaataaAGGATAAATATCATACACACTtaattttataagtatttttataaaagtcattgaattttaatttttttcataaaacttactaaacttttatttaatttcataaaagtaACTgtgattgaaaattaaaaattttagagttAACCTACTGATCTGataactattttataaataaaattatcttattttattaatttaaaaataaaataaaatacataaaacaCTTCCATTTATCCCTCTTGCCATTAAATCCCTCTCCCTTTTACATTTCTTCTCTACTAGCAActattaattaagtaattttatttataaaataattgataaattaacagattaacttgaaaacttttaatttttagtcacagtaatttttatgaaatcaaattaaatttaatgaattttataaaataaattaaagtttaataatttttataaaaatatttataaaattaaatgattgcATATAATAATTACCTAAAACTAAATCAACAAATGCATGTATCAGAATTTATAATCTCCAAACTGATTAAAACACAACTATTAATAAGTACTACTGAAAAAGAATATCTCTCTTTTTCATGTTATTTAAACACATTTAATCCATAATTATCATgatgttaattaattaatgaaaatggaAGTTTATTTGTTCACTTTAGGCTTCAGTAGTTCACCAATCAACCCAATTTGGAAGGCCCACTTCAAATGGGCCTAAGGAATAAGAAGGTAAAACTagctaattattaataatttacggtgaataaaatcatttttaaaatcctaagattttaatttttaattataattaaaattaagcaaataaaataataacttatatttcttttaaaaaaattagttttGCTACACAATTTGTTATTATTCttgtaatgaaaaaaaaaagaaaagaaaatatagaaattaattttttttatattttttcttttagaGATAGATATGTATACGactcaataataaaaataaatactgataattttaataaaatttttatttttatataagtcATATATGAACACCGTTAATAATCAATGTGAGTTAAAATTTTGTATAGTTCAGTAAAACTAGAAGTCCATATTTGGGCATTAGTTAAGATGTGCATGGTTAATATTGGTTAGTTGGATTAAAGAAGAAAGATCCTTGATGGAATGGCAGTGGCGGATCCATTAATGGAAGGTGGGTAATATCAAATATCCATCTTAAAACCAAATTGCCCTAATAGGCTTAGCATTTCTTGGCCAACAAATAATCTCAAACAATTAAAGAAAAtcacattaaataaaaaaataattaaagccGACAGCAATTATATGACCCCATTtgctatttctttttattttttggaGTTTGCAATTATTCCACTAATTATCATGTTTAAACTTTGACAAATGTCTTTATCATGAGTTTGATAGACATTATTTTATTGTAAAAACTTTAGGGCTACACATCACCGTCCGATTACAGTTGACATAACGCGTATGGCGTAGGTTGggcaattaaattgtttaatttccttGACGTTTATGTTAAAAATTTCCATAGCATATAAATATTggattgaaaattctgatttttttttttgtgcaaaGTTGGAGAAATGGAACAAAATTTTACTTAAATTCCCagatttgataaaatacaaagaaaatcTCGATTTCACCATCCCTCATTTTGGCTCAAAACCCTATCCGCCAATCACAAACCCTAGATTTATTCTCTTCAAAATTCGTTTTTTTTTTGGTCtgtttaacttttttattttttaatgctcATTTTGATCTGTGAGTTTATAGATTCGAATTTCGGCTCCTACACTAAATTATCACTTGTTTTTTGAAAAGAGATTCTGCTGATTTTGCTTTGTTTATTGCCCACTTCTGTTTTCTGTTTCTGGGATGGTTGAGTTCAATTTGGTTGCCCAGAGCTTTGATTTCAGTGAAAACTAAGGATGCCCCAGTAGTTTGGGGCCAATTTGGTGAACTGGGTCTGAACTATTTCCCTCTTTTGCCCCTTTTTTGGTGGGTGATTTTGGATTATCATTTCGACAGTTTATCCACGAAAACAAATGCTTTGCCAATTTGGCGAATTGGGTCTTCATCATTTGTCTCTTATAACCCATTATTACTTGGTGGATTCGTAATACTGTTTGATAGTAATATCGAAGAACCACTGCGATTGTTTTGTGAGAAGGAGATGAGATGAGAGGGGCATTGTTTAGTGTGAGGTTTAAGGAGAGACAATGACTGGAGGGTCATTGGGGATTCGCTCTGGAAGTTATGGATCATTGGAGAAGCATTTTCAGCAACATCAGCAGAACGGTGGTGGTGTTCACTTGCCTATCCAAACGACTAGCCGGACGAAACCTGCCAAGATGCTCAAGGACAAGGAGAGACTCTTTCATTGGATCTGCAAGTTCGCGGGCCGCAAAAAGGTTGGAATGCTGTTCCTCTGTATCATCTCCGCTGCCGTTTTCGTCTGGGTTTTGTATGTAGGAAAAGGTCTGATTCTGCATCCATCTATACCCCTCCTTCTGTTTTTGTTCGTTATTAATGGTTTAAATGATAGCTTATGGAATTATAGTGGTCATCGGTTGCGTTTCCTAGTTTGGGAGAAATGCTCAAATTCATTGCTGTTATTCAATTGGATTGATGCTTGATCGGTTATGACCATGCTCAGATTGCTTGTGTTTTAGTTCttgcaattattattattattattttaattgttttgaGTTGGTTGTTTGAATTGGGAAATGGGTTCTTAGGGGTATACTTGTCATGCCTGTTTCAGTTAACTTGTCCTTTGTACTGTTGTAGATGACAAATTGAGCAGGGATAGTTGCTCTCTTTCTTGTTAAGGAGATTCTGATTGCAAACGGTCTGAATGAGTAACGTTGATATGTACCAAGACAGCATTCTAGTTTTGTAATAATTCATTTATAGTCActtttttggtcatttttggatACCCCTTCTCTTCCTTCTTCAGAGTGGATGATTGTGTTGTAATCTGATTCCTTTTTCCCCATGGATAGAGAAGTGATGTTTGCACTACTGCTTGTTTCAGGTGAAGATTCACAGGAAGGTGATCAGGTTCCAAACTTTAGCCTTAATAGCACCGAGCCCTTTAGCAATCCAGAGAATGATACTCATACATTTGAAGAGTTCGCTTTGCCACCCCCTCCCCCTCCTCCTCCTCCCCCTCCTCCTCCTCGTAACTATTTTACAGGCTACACTCTTCCTCCAGGGCATCCATGTAATAGCTTCACCTTACCTCCCCCACCAGCTGATAAAAAAAGAACTGGACCAAGGCGTAAGTTCTCTTTCACCCTCTCTATGTTTTCTCgactttttttatttgttttctccCTTTCTGTTTGGGGTTTAATAGTCGATGCTGCTCGACACTCCACTTTGTGTTATTGATATGTAGATACTTAAAGCTAGCAGGGATAATGTGTTTCCATTTAGCATGTGAATAACATTATCCCATTGATTTTTCTGAGATCCCTTGGTAATTACATTTCAGCATGTCCTGTGTGTTACCTTCCTGTGGAAGAAGCAATTGCTTTGATGCCAAAGTTCCCCTCATTTTCTCCTATAGTTAATAACTTGACATATCTATATGAGGATCCACTAAGTAGAGATGGAGAATTTGGAGGCTCAGAATTTGGTGGGTACCCTACTCTAAAGCAGAGAAGTGAATCTTATGATATTAGAGAGTCGATGAGTATGCATTGTGGGTATGCTCTCTTTCTCCCTTTTGATTCGTCTATGCATATTTAAAAGTACTTGAGTTTACTTTCTTCAGAATTTTGCCAGATCCATTTTACATCTTTTAGAATAATAATGCTAATAATATATTCTTTGAGATCTTACCCTGGTTGTTGACTCATATCTGTTCATTGTGCGTTTTTGGTTGGTGTGTATGTGAATTAATCAGATTTGTCAGAGGGAAAAAACCTGGCCGCAATACAGGATTTGACATGGATGAAATTGACCTGGCTGCAATGGAGCAGTGTCAAGGGGTGGTTGTTGCTTCAGCAATATTTGGTATTCCTGCATAATGGAATTTcaactaatcttttcctctgcctGAGTGGGTTAGCATCTTATGAAATGATCTTCTATTCTTTCAGGAGCCTTTGACAACATCCAACAGCCAAGTAATATTAGTGAATACTCTAAGAGGACTGTATGCTTCTTCATGTTTGTTGATGAAGAAACAGAAGCATATTTGAGGAAGAAAAATGGTCTAGACAGCAGCAGGAAGATTGGGATATGGAGAATTGTTGTCGTTCATAATCTTCCTTACAAAGATGGAAGACGCAACGGAAAGGTAAATGTTCTAGATTTTAGTCagcatttattttataaaaattttgatctgACTATAGCCTGTCGTTTCTCTAATTGTTCAGAATGTGATGCAATACCTTTAACTGTTAGCATTCCATTATCTTGATTGATGCTCTATAACATGAATGGATGGGAAGATTCATATAGTTGATTGCACTTGATTCTTTATAGTTTCTATTataaatatatgtgtgtgtgcGCGTGTGTAGCAAACTTGAGAAACATTAAGATGGCATTTTCTTCAATAAACTGATTTCATATGGATGTCCTGgaatcattttaaatttaatattcaaAAAGGATTGATGGGATTTTGAGACTAAAAAACTGTCTTAGCGATGCAAGATAGCACTTAAATATGCCTTTTGACCTAATTTATGCCAATGACAGGTTCCAAAGCTTCTAGCACATAGGATGTTTCCAAATGCCCGCTTTTCTTTATGGATTGATGGGAAGCTTGAACTAGTTGTGGATCCATATCAAATTCTTGAAAGGTAAATCTGATTTATGCTCTTTCCTGTCTTCTAAATTTCTGGATCCATCTACAACCTTTGTCCAATAATTTTCATGAGTTTGGTATGCTTTAAAGTATCAATCATTACAGCTACCAAGCTAGCTAGGTCTGACATAAGATACTATTTGATTAGTTTAGTTTTCTCAAATTGGACGTTAAATGTTCCCAAATGTGATCATTTATGATAACCTTTACCTATGGTTGGTTGCCTGCTAATTGCTAAACCTGTTTCCAGTtcacgcttttttttttttaaggaaaattgTTTTTAGTTGATTAGTTCTTTCTATTAGTTATAATATCATTTTTACATTGTATTGTTTCTTTTTATTGCTGTATATAAGGTTTACATGTCATCTTAATGGTTGGCTCTTACTTCTGTTCTTTCTTAATGCTTACTCAATTACTAACCTTTGGAACTCAATTGTCTAAAGACATCATAGACCATATATGTACAAATTTTTTCCCTTGTTTTTCCACGCATGTGAAATGTATCTTCCCTTCCAACCCTGAAAATATACTCTTTGGTTTGATATGGAGATCTGTGAGATGTGGTTTTATAACTTACAACTCAGGGCCCATGGCATGCATAAGAAGATTCTAACCATTTCTGTGAATCTCATTCTTAGCTCTAGGGTCATCTTCTGTTATATCATCTTTGTGCAATGAATCTCTCAAAATCCACACCCTGCTGTTGCCTCTCAGTCAAGGTTCCTCACTAGAGTGGTATGATACTGGTTGGGTATGCTACGACTTGGTTTCAAATCTCATGTTACCCCAAGTTGAAGAAAAAACAGTGGTTCTCTGAAGTACAAATATTTAATTCCTTATTGCTACCACATTCCCTAGTAATAGTTTAATTATTTAGGCTTATCGGGTCAAAGAATTTCCTGTATAACTAGTTTATGGACAAGTCACATACTTAGGCCTGGATAACAAGTCAACAAGATGGTGGTTTCATTGGATTATCCAATGATCATAGAAAGAAGTAAATATTCGTCTCTAGAGTG
The sequence above is a segment of the Hevea brasiliensis isolate MT/VB/25A 57/8 chromosome 11, ASM3005281v1, whole genome shotgun sequence genome. Coding sequences within it:
- the LOC131170665 gene encoding probable hexosyltransferase MUCI70; this translates as MTGGSLGIRSGSYGSLEKHFQQHQQNGGGVHLPIQTTSRTKPAKMLKDKERLFHWICKFAGRKKVGMLFLCIISAAVFVWVLYVGKGEDSQEGDQVPNFSLNSTEPFSNPENDTHTFEEFALPPPPPPPPPPPPPRNYFTGYTLPPGHPCNSFTLPPPPADKKRTGPRPCPVCYLPVEEAIALMPKFPSFSPIVNNLTYLYEDPLSRDGEFGGSEFGGYPTLKQRSESYDIRESMSMHCGFVRGKKPGRNTGFDMDEIDLAAMEQCQGVVVASAIFGAFDNIQQPSNISEYSKRTVCFFMFVDEETEAYLRKKNGLDSSRKIGIWRIVVVHNLPYKDGRRNGKVPKLLAHRMFPNARFSLWIDGKLELVVDPYQILERHLWRKNATLAISRHYKRFDVFVEAEANKAAGKYDNASIDFQIDFYKKEGLTSYSEAKLPIISDVPEGCVIIREHVPISNLFTCLWFNEVDRFTSRDQISFSTVRDKIQAKTNWTVNMFLDCERRNFVVQKYHRDVLGHMTPLPPTVYPPPPPLVLVYEPPKTALETSAERVASIPVRRARRGRKSGSRRHRKVVAGGRDIDSS